A DNA window from Rutidosis leptorrhynchoides isolate AG116_Rl617_1_P2 unplaced genomic scaffold, CSIRO_AGI_Rlap_v1 contig257, whole genome shotgun sequence contains the following coding sequences:
- the LOC139882312 gene encoding uncharacterized protein, with protein MKDKIEEGGSTTRPPLLTDINYDYWKVRMKWYLKSQDEAIWRATQVRWTPPTAIADDKETIKDEDQWSTAEIALCTANSKAVSIIQCALRPSVYKIIQNLETAKEAWDALQLTYEGSRSVRQSKLHIISNRFESLTMKDDESIAEFEKNIRYIANEILCSWRGNS; from the coding sequence ATGAAAGATAAAATAGAAGAAGGTGGCTCAACCACACGGCCTCCGTTGTTAACCGATATTAACTATGACTACTGGAAAGTCAGGATGAAGTGGTACCTTAAGAGTCAAGATGAGGCAATCTGGCGCGCCACACAGGTACGGTGGACACCACCCACTGCGATCGCAGATGATAAAGAAACTATAAAGGATGAAGATCAGTGGAGTACTGCTGAAATAGCTCTCTGCACCGCAAACAGTAAAGCAGTAAGTATTATTCAATGTGCACTCCGTCCCAGTGTATACAAGATTATCCAAAATCTTGAAACTGCAAAAGAAGCATGGGATGCTCTCCAGCTCACCTACGAAGGATCCCGTTCAGTGAGGCAATCCAAACTGCACATCATCTCTAACAGGTTTGAATCTCTTACTATGAAAGATGATGAATCTATTGCTGAATTTGAAAAGAATATTCGATACATAGCTAATGAAATCCTCTGCTCTTGGCGAGGTAATTCCTGA